In Sesamum indicum cultivar Zhongzhi No. 13 linkage group LG1, S_indicum_v1.0, whole genome shotgun sequence, the sequence ttgaaatatttgtatgGATTAATATACCCTGTAGATTGTTTAgtccctcaatttttttaatatattcttttattattttaataaaaataacgCAGGTAAAATAGTATTATCCACCTCATAGTCTTgagattacataattaatttttatttggaaagagtatttgtgattttttatacaaataagagagtattcgtaattatgtcagaTGTCAAGAgcgataattataattaatttaccctttaaatAATGGGTATCTAACAATCATCTAACCAGACAACATATTTAGCATTTATAGAACTTCaaaaaaaccaataaaaaaaaattctatttaaatgaactacaaaacaataatatatatatatatatgtatatattaattataggaGAAGCACATCAATGTAACAGTGGTAGGCAACAAAAACATTGTCTCATGCAAATGACGTTTGGTGATGGGGTTGGCTCAACATGGCCCATAATTCATTTCCCCAATTTCATTTTCGTCCTACTAAATTATTACTCctctttcttcaattttccctttttcttgttttaattgcaatttattaaaagttttGCTATCATTGCAAAATCGCAATTATTGACAACAACATTGCAATTCCGCGTTTGGTATGaggatattatatatatatatatatatatatattagtcgTTGTGGCACGTTGTTCTTGcctgtatataataaatcattatttatgttttaaaatatattataaataagaataaattatataaaccaacacattatatttaaaaaagaactaaataaaaataaactaaataagtACAGAAAAGATCGATATCACTATTTTACAAAATGCCGCTTGtgagttaaatttttatattagtataaacaaatagtatagatatataaatagaatacatatataattaaaaaaagaatttgagtacgaatggttaaaaatttatataagaacatttttgataatttaaaaatctaaactcctggttttcaaattaataaaggATCCAcgaattttcaaaaatgcgataattatattatctcattattattaactGAATATAAAAGTACACCAGAACAATTAATGAGATAAAtgatttacataaataaaaagatggtAAATTGCAACGAGtccttttaatatttgacataattacgaataaaGTGGATGGacaattgtaaaatattattcaattagttcatattttttttgaaaaaataagtaaaattgtaattcataatctacaaaagcattttgattaattcaaCACAAAGaatagatgaaaacctaacatGGACTAACACATTGGCTTAATTGTTGAAAAACCGTTAAAATTATGTGGGTATTGGTAGTTCCCTAAACAATGAGAGAGTATTTGTAACTATGTCAAACTTTAGAAGAGTTCATTGTAATCTTGttttaatcttaaatttaGGTTAAACTACAACGggtttttctaaaatttttcataattataaaaaattcctcattatttgaaaagttatgaCTCCACCCCTGAAATTAATATTCGTATAACAAATACCTGCTTGTAAGAAGATACTTGTTAGATGTACATTAATTTTAGGATAGCATTTATACATTTTCCAAcaacgaaaaaatatttataattatgataaaattttagaaaaactaTTACAATTTATCCCTTAAATCTATAGAATTTTTAGATATCAGCATATAGGGCCTAATTTTGTTACTTTGttcaaaaacaaataactGCATAAACAAGAATCTATAATAGGTCTTATTTATGTCcacatttcttttcattttcaatattttttcgtGTTTTTAATCCTTTGCATAAACAAGAATGAAATATCAGAATTGTGTACccattttaatactttattttctgtgtaagaaaagaaaaacagaaatcTTGAGAACTAATTTATGACTTAGAATTCAAGATATTATGACAAAAGGTAGTAAGATTTCAAGGActaaattttcattgaattgAACTGAAGTGACAGTTGAATGACCAAATATTGTGGCTTTGTTATTCTTCAATCTTCATATTATCCTTTCCAACAATCATGATAATGATTTTTGTGCTAATGATTgatatatagaataaatatttttccaacatcTCTCATTGGCCCAATTTTTTaggttaaaattataattttatttacgttttttagtttaattgcCCCGTTTGCCGTGTAATCGAGCAGGTTAAATTCGTATTTTGAAtgcaaatacaaatttttatgtCGGTCGACtctcttttcaattataagtttttgagtaaattatatcgaCAGTTTccacaaattcatttttttcgtAAAGTAACAAACACATCCTCGGAAGTTGTATTTGTAACTATATTGACATTTTCTGttcacaattttctttttataaacaTACCCTCTGAAGGAGTTAAATTAGATTGACACTCCTCAAAAGacgtatttgtaattttgtaaataaaataaggtgTTTGTGCAATTAAACTTAATATCGGGGGAAGTCgatctaattattaattatgtccattaaatatttttttttaattctttcattAACTTGAATAAACAAAAAGGGTAGGTTTTGAAACTTATTTACGTAAttgattatgaatttttcaattcaaaaaacataatcaattgttccaaaaaaatttcaaaaagtagtATAGATATTtgaaaactataatttttaatatattcaacaatAAAATAGTATTGTATAAATACATTCGGTGAAGTTACTATAtcaataaggataaattacatcgatatattttgagattaggtctaattatataattttttttatttttttataaaataataaatacattcataaaattatggtTGTATTACAAATATACCTCATATTCAGggtaaaattttacaaatacaCCTCTTGagttaaattacaataacacCCTTCTTGtactgtaattaattttttttttcaattccaaattcttttttgaagttcaaaataatttaaaaaattataaatacctaatattatttgataaaattatgcaaTCTTTGGATGAAGTgtaaaattgttaatttttcacttgttgtattttgttgttttttcttaaaaaaaataagaaattgaattaaaaatcaaaagaggtggatgaaaaaatttacaaaattataaaaaagtcgTCCATGATGGGGCTAATAGAGATTAATTGTTCAAATTAAGgggatattaataatttttcaaacaacgagaaaatatttataattatgccaaattttataagagctcgttgtaaataatatttatttttataacaaaaaatcaccTGAGTCAAAGTCGGAGATTTTTTGAGTTGTCCCCTCCcttctatatataattcaaaagtacGAACAAGAATGTGCATGAACACCAACGTATGATCATAATTGTTGTGTAGGACatcatactaattaaatatacacatataaccatggactaaaatatataaattttatcattaaacaTAAGATAAATTACGTTAGCAATACGAGATTAagtctatatataaatattttttaatctttataaaattataaataaactcttgcataatgtttggattcattttcggagtgttttgttgtgttttatggagatagagagagaaaaacaaagataaataagtatgtgttagagatagtatatatgtttggatttgttttttgaaataatttaaaataaatattgtatgtttaatgttatgttttgggagataaaaattactgttcattttcaaatcactatcaaatcatgtattatttatatatatttatatagatgtGTGTATTGATGTATGTATTATgtcaaaacagttaaaaacactcaaataaggtatttttgtatgatgacaaacatcgggtatgttttgacttagTCCagaaataacttgaaaatgaaaacaaacataatgttgattttataattataattataaatataccatccaaacaaatatttgcgtaatttattataggggacatatttgtaaatttatatcaatgaGACAGCTACAATTATGATTTCAAAgaatgtaattgtaattttataaaagttaaaaatattaatgtaattaaaccTTACATGAGtgagtgataatttttttgtttaattttgtttttgctgGGGAAAGAATTagaattataaagaaaaagatactGGTCCGACATCTGAAACGTGGCCTCCTGTTTGGTGGCTGCCGGAGTAGGGCCCCACTTCAGACAATGATATCACCACCCCACCACTCTTCAAAtcttatctatatatatttggtttaaTTAAGTTTGGTTAAGCAAATATTcaccatattaattaactaattgcTTCTCTCAAGAAAAAATCTCACATATTTCAACTAGAAATGACAACGGGACGAGTCGATAGGAGCCGCTCCAAACCCGTCTCCAAAGGGGCTAAGGAGGTCTCAATTATCAAGTAAAACATGAATTTGACAAGAATTCGTCTAATAGATCAAAATTACAGCACACAGTCAATTATTATGAGTCTACTATCAAAAAACGGGTTCACAATTTCAATCGATTCAATCCGATAACTCAACTTatcttaataattttacaatattgtttactattatatatcaagatgtcaaatatataacccaagaattaaaatttgtgaattttgatccACAATTATATAGTTGGAATAGTAaataaagatattaaataatgaaggaAGAAGGATGATATGGGAGAGATGATTGATAATTGATAAAGACATTGTGGTGGTGATGGGGGCATGTGTGTGAGAATCCAACTCCCATCATGCCCCCATTCTTTCTAACACCAATAAACTAATACTACATGCTCTCCTTAATTTTCTCTGTTTGTCATTATTCTCATTCTCATTacaacatacacacacacaaacaagaCATGACACCCATAAATTTTGGAgagcaaaaatttaaacactATGTGAcatagagaaaaaatatatatatgaaatagaGAAAGGGGGCAAAACTGTGCTTTTGAGTTTCTAatatcaacataattaattaatgccaTGTTTGGCTGTgttcatcaatttttaatataagatgaaaatagtatttttaaatttataattttttgcttttcaaCTGTTTAAATTAAGGTGTTTTGAGACAATAACTATAAGCGACTCCCTGCACAAGTTATCCAgctcattaaatattaagttgttttCTCAGACACACCGACTACAGTGTTTTTCTACTTTTCGTTGTTTTCAAACATTATCAACTTTCATTACTAATTAACTTATATAGTTTATTcttttatcatcaaaatagAAGTTATTACAAACGTCTTCGGAGAATGTTGTCAAACATATACAAGTTTTAttcattgaaagaaaattattccatacattcaatatttaaacatatgcaaaattaaacaattaaaattagatgTGGGCCCAAAAGAGAACAATacttattaattgaaaagcccaaaaaaaaaagaggaaataaaaataaaagaggaaaGGAGAACATCACAAATTAGGTCTGATGAAAATGTATGTATAAAGTCATTTTCAGAACATTAGTACTGAACAAAAAGCCCAACTCAGGACCACAGACAAAACTGCAACCACTTTTAAAACCCAAGTTCCCACACTATTCATGTCTAAAAGTAATTCACATCCTCTTCTTACATTTTGAGTATGGGCAAGAATTAATGTCTTAGGACTAGTTTCTTTGTTACTGCACTAACAACCTGTcagtaaaataatttcatgtaCAATTCTGGAAAGTGTAGTagaaattaactaaaatttatcCACATATATGTTACTAACACGTTGGAGACGAGACTAATCATGTTCGAGAGGGATAACATTAAACCCTTATCaaggaaataattttaaagtatcAAATCCTATATATTTGTCTCATTATTTACAATTGGACAAAACGTGCACGTAAAATGACCTCATGTGcggtttggaaaattaaaaaaggtgCAATAGAAATGAACTAAAATATCACTCGAGATACTTGTTTTTGGCAAAATGTTATggaatacatataataaacgtatttgaaaatatcgatgcaatgaaagaaaaataaaaaatctaagaCAAAAACGTCAAGAAGCAACAACTTAACGGTATATGAATCGTAGACAGTCATTTTCAAGTATAAAAGATTGTCCATTTTAGGACCACAAACAAATTGGTCCGCCTCCCACGTCTCAAACTTGTTAAAAATGACTATACTTTGATCAATGAACATCATGACGACTATGAATGGTGAATTGACCCTTCATGCAAGAATGAAATGCATCTCCACCCCAactctacacacacacatatatgtgtgtatattatACATTCGTATGTATGTATTCGTGTAAACtctttttatagaaattaataCACAACATACATATCTATAGGTATATTACAGTATGAATCTTCTAACACATACCAGTATTACATTTCATGTttctattcatatatatatatatatatgttgtgtatatatactatCATAAATAACATGCAATGTATGTATACTATACATATGTTTATGTATAAACCatcacacacaacacacataCAAAGTTCTTTACAAACAACTTAATTAcaagacatatatataggcCAGAAAAATGTACAAGACAtataagcatatatatatatatatatatggaacaaTTTAGCACAAGAGATCTAGTAAAAGACCACAAAGTATTAAAGccaaagagaaacaaaaaatcaatctcAATCCATGAACTAATTGGATAGCTGAAAGAACTTCAGCTTGTCTCTACTTTCCCCATTAATCCATTTCTAATTCTACGGACAACCTGGTAAAAGACACGAACAACGGGCCGACAAAGCGCTTGCAACGGCATACTTACATAAATATGACAACACGACTCAAATCCAATGCAGCTCGCCTTCATTTTCTCACAAAACGCACTGATCCAGTCCTGATCCCTATTCGCAGGGTTAACGGCCGAGAGCACGTATGCCGACGCTGCATGCTTGACGAGCTCGTTGCGGATTGAGATATTGGCCGAGTCAAATGGGATCCCCAGCTCGGTGTTGGAAGTATGCTTAGGGGAGGAGTTGTTCATTATAATGTCCTTAAGGCTTGTGTACGTTGGAAGATCATTCTCCGAGTTCCCCCCACTTAACGTGGGCTCAATCCTACGTTTGAACGAAAGCGCAACCTTAAGTTTGGTGGGTTCTTCCTCCATCTACGTAATCTTTTCGGGATCGATTATGAGGAAACCTAGTAATTGTTAAAACTGATCACTCATCtctggggtgggggtgggggtggcaGGGCGGCATTGCGGCTGATTTTAAGGTCTATGTACAAATCAAGTGTGTTTTGAGTGACATTTGAAAGGTTTTGTGGAATTTAAGGATTCAAGACAATCAGATGATCATAAGACTGTGAAAACTTAGGAAAAATGGGTTGTGAttgaccaaaattaattttgagcaTGAGTGCAAGTGTTGGAATAGTTAATTATTGAGACATGTGGATTTTGAGGCTTGAAAGTTAGTGAAGAGTGGAGGGGAAGAATGACTGTTGGCTATCCTAGGATCAAGGACATTGAACCGGACAATGTGTGGGATTTATGGTATATTGTGGTTTTGGTTTTGTCTTGTAATCAGGAAATAAAGTCTTGGACTTTGACTGCAACTTTCCCATGTTTTATTGCTGCCTCATTGTTTTTCGTTGCCCGaagcaattatatgtatagaCAGGGAGATCAAAGGGCATAATTTCATGCCACGTAATTGAGTAGTGTTTAgtttatgagttttaattttaagtgtgTTAAGACTGATGAGGCTTTGATTAACGATTAAGATTAGGCACATGCCGTTATTTATCTGCAACCACCGACTATACACACACTTACCATGACGCCAAATGATGTGGTATGCAACATAATCCATACTTTGTCCACTTTTGTTAGAGACTCATAGGTTTATACTTGAAAAGCATCATTCTTAAGGTTGTAAGGTATATAAGCTTTGAGTTAATTGTACTTTTAATctcatattttgaaataattttttttttaaatcttccTTTGCACGTGAtcaatttggtcaaattttaatgattaCACCAAAAGTACAACAGATATTTGAGATATGACaccaaaaatgtattttcaaaaatatgaaaatatttaatttctgcAAAACATCCTAAAAAGTACAATTAACTCCACAAACTccttatatgtaatttatgttgGACACGTACCAGCATCACTGTCCCTAAGTGTGCCACGTTTGTATAAggttgtcttttcttttttgggttgTTGTTCGTTGTTGATATACGTAGATTTgtgatgaatatatttaattcaaaataaaataattatatttgtatgtcTATCtcactttatttaattaaatttatttatagtattttctaattattaattaactgtAAATATAAGTTACAGATATACGTATCGACTCagatataataattcatcattattgattttccttaaaaaagaaaagggaagaaaaattTGCTGCATTGAACCGAACATGATTGTGTTTAAATTTGGTctgatcaattttttaataaaaaaatgcaatagtAAATATTATTGCAACTTCCTCccacattaatattattactgTGAATTAGGGGTATTTTACCTTGACACCCCTTAAACTTTGGACATTTTAACAAGTAGCCCTCAAACATACAGTATATATTTGACTTCAATccaaaatttcatcaattttcaacaaatttactaaACTAAGCCCCCCTTTCAATCTAATCTACAATCCCAAATTACAAAAACGTCCACATATTTTATCTATTGATAAAAGTATAGAAATATCGCGAAGAATAGATTATCagagtaaaaataaatgtcgctatgattgaaaataaattaaaataaaaataatcaagatCCAATTTATATCAATAAGACAAATATATCGAGACCATCCAAATAAGCGTCATGTGTGTGCATAAATAAATGGCCTttagcattttattttaccacataaaagtttacattttcattttttcagaatatttaaGTTCGGACAAGTGCATGCTTGTTTATCTCTTTCCAACTTAAATTCCAAAAAACATTAGAATAACTCCTGACAAAAAACATTTaacttttgtatttcttttaaatgttCTTGATTGGATATTAGCGTATAAAGTAAATTTAGTCGTTCCTTAACATATATCaaattgtttcaaaatttctttagaaaaatgaTTTTCCTATAGCAATTCCCACTCAATGAACAGAGTTAAATTCCATAATGGATGATTTTCTATATACAATGTACaagattattacaaaaatgattGTTCGAAATTAACAAATGTTTTTAATCAAGCCCCATTCTAAATTGATTATGAGACGAGACCCGACCCACTTCAATCCAGTCCCATTTAAACGTCTCAAGACCAAATCTAACACACACCCACTAAAAATGGATCCAACTAGTCCGCGTCATGAGTTTCGACCCATATTACCACCCATAGGCCTTCCACTGCCAAATTACAGTCATGTTACTGATCAGAACTAGCTCAACTTTAACTTAAGCCTGGGTCAATAGTGAAGAGAGATGCAAGGCAAAGGCTAATGCTTCTCCACAACTTACGTTGGCTAAACAACGGTCTTGTTTACGttcatcaatttatataactaGTACAGCAAGAGAGGAGAAAGACGAGGATGCAAGGGTAATTGATAAGATCatattttgtgcttatttcatgtgatattttgacctattttgtgaccaaaatgctcctaattaaatattcttttgcaGTATTATGacaaatgaaatagaaaatgaaaaaaagaaccaaaataaaaattcggacaagactcaaacttGATTTGTGGCAAGAATTTGTagctgcttggactaccttttttatgaatgaggagtttaattaggataataattttatttttattagtcttttagttcaattaggaatctacatttttaatcctagtagaattaggtatctaataagtatatatatgtgatgtaattcactttaagagacaatttttttaactctTGGGAATTTCAGACCTTGAATTCCCATCTCTCTAGTTTTCTGtgtatttatgatattttcttactttgtcGTTCATGCGCTCTTTCGTGAGCATGTTTATCGAGTTCTCTCATTCTGATTaaagacttggtgaatgctTAATTCCAACAAGTTGTGAGATTTAATTGATGCTTTTTACTTTCGTTCAtgttggtatttgtgttgttctctgtggttttactataaataatctgatttatgaatgatatgtaccgttattcattgtcaagaatatttgcctagccaattgaacttgcaaatccgtaattatttgtttagttcaataagtAGTGGTAACAtagtataattgattatgtaaaaattttcaattatattgtaGAGAAtacacaatctaacttaaaataaatccttgtaggaatttattgattagaaTTAGACATTTTTAGTTCTTAATgttgtcggtaaattaaatcttgaaaatgttCCCAAGATTGTTTATTAATTAGGAATTTAGTCAACGGGCGTTCTTTGACTATCCAGAAGATAAGAAAAGGCGAGATCGTACCAATGGCcataatcaatttatctatcatgaattattattatctttgcatctataaTCGACCATCTATCTTGAAtgattgttatctttgcatctataaTCGCCCATAAAATTAGGCATGATCCAGcctttaactggaatactcttctATCATATTacctcttttaattttattaaccctttttaatttaatttttatttttattcttcttcacaatcaaaaaATCCCTTTAAATTTAGGACGTATagtagtataatatttttggtggattcgacgTCCATCCGTAACGGCAGAATTTAGGACCAGACCGCAacagaacaagaaaaaaagtggagaaaaacaaacaagtgCAGTTAAGCTTCTTTGTAACTTCAGCCCGGGAAAGAAAGTTCAGGGTGTTTTCCTCAATGTTTTCATTGTATACTAGATGAACTAAATACTATAATATCGGCTCTTGCAACCCAGTACAGAGGATAACTGTTGTTGACTTTCACTATGTGGTAAGAGAGTCCCCTGAGGCCTGAGCGAACCATAACTTTCACATTGAAAGAAATCCAGAATTCATATAACAAACACGAACCTTCTTTCACTCTGCCACAACCAGAAGACATGATTATATGGATAGTTGGCTTAAGTTAGAGGTCTGTAAATTCACGTTCTTGTGGACTTCATAACAAGCCCACATCCATATCCAGAAAAGCATAGAATTGGTCTCAGGGTAGAGGGAGTCAGTTTTAATGTACTTAGCAGCATATCGAGCAATCAGACACTTTCTTTGTAATGCTGCTCCTTGTATAAAGTATTCGAATGTATTCAAGATATCATAACGACATTATGGACCCCAAACATAGTCCATCAGACAGAAGAGCAAAAGATCCTCCTATTTGAGGCAGTTTATGTGACAGTGTCACCATAGCCATGGGTATGAATATCAACCTAACAACATCACATCGACTATCCTTTTCATTCCACATATTCAACATTCTCCAGAGGTATAGCTTGAAGGTCCAACTCAGCTTGTGATTAACCCAAAGCAATACTCATCAAATGTAAACAACTCTAACCCATTCCCAACAACTCAACTCACTTCAATTAGAAATAGGAGCCGCATTTCTACTCTCACCAAGAAATATCACAGTTTTCTTCTTCAGATTTTTTATGTAGCAGTTAAATCCTTCAAAAACACCAATATTCTCCTGTAAAGTGATACACCAGAAAACAAAGGAAGCATCCTTTTAAGAGAAGCATAAAGACACAAATCACACAAGGAATCGTGCTAATTAAGTTATTAGGACTGACATCCTTAAGAGTGGATATAACATGTCCGACTgaggacaaaattaaaaaagcatACCTACACCATTTAAAATCAGTTACCAGAGCATTTAGGCGTATCTGGAATCCACTAAAATTAGTGGAAATATTTCAGTAAACCTTTCTCCTTTAATGGCCTAGAATGGAGGAAACCCTAACTTCTTTGACTATTTAATTGCATAATACGAAGAATGCTTGAGCTGCACCCAACAGCAATTAGATTTTACTTTCGTGATTCAATAGTAAATCACTATAAACAGTCTCTTTGCTCTAATGTTCATTAAAGTCGTAACCTTTATAGTTTCCATTTGTCTCAATTTGCTTCAATATAAGCTTCCTATCCGCAAAATGATATCAGGAATCTAATGGATATGAAAGTGAACCAAGAACCAAGACAAAAACAGTAACTTAAACGAAGATCATTATCAGATAATGAATGGGAGACATAATTGCAAAAAAGAATCTCAACAAAACATTCCCGTACCTTGTTACTGGAAAAGATTACCGTTTCCCTTGAACTACAAAATGTGAACAGTTAAAGCAAATCTTATCCGAGGTGCTCCAAAAGgcaattaatgaaaatgaaactcACTTCTGGATGCTCACTAGTTAGAAACTATGAGAAGCTTCTGCTTCTGGCCAGGCCATTCATTTATGTACAGCAGAAAATGAATGCTGCATGCATGTAGGAGTCAACCACAGCATCTCTATAACAAAATCTATCGGATTGTCACAAACTTATTTGTACCATGT encodes:
- the LOC105166901 gene encoding uncharacterized protein LOC105166901, with translation MEEEPTKLKVALSFKRRIEPTLSGGNSENDLPTYTSLKDIIMNNSSPKHTSNTELGIPFDSANISIRNELVKHAASAYVLSAVNPANRDQDWISAFCEKMKASCIGFESCCHIYVSMPLQALCRPVVRVFYQVVRRIRNGLMGKVETS